In the genome of Ictalurus punctatus breed USDA103 chromosome 3, Coco_2.0, whole genome shotgun sequence, the window TTAATAATGACTTTTTCCTAGCCTGGTGCTAGTTCCTATTTCCATATCCACTCCTGATTTTGTTATGATTTagttctccttctgtctgtttttttttttaacaccaaaGAAATTTTTAGCAGAACATGCCTTAGATTGAGGTTCTCACTGTTAACAGGGTCCTGAGAAAACAGTATGATTGAGAGGTTTCCTGGTCAGTGGTCAGGGCGCTGAAGCTTTTTAGGTGAACCTAAGCCACGTTGGCATGGTTCTCATACATCTACAGCCAAAACTCAATGGCTGCAATTGTTTTCCAAACATGGCTGTCTCTCTGTGAAGTTTAATTACCACTGATAGAATAATCAGTTAAATGACCCCAATTCCATTTGTTGAAAGCCATAACATGCTTTAATTTCATCTTCAACTCAGCTATAAGGGTTTGCTTCCTTTCCATTTCAGTCTCTGTAATTCATCAGGTAAATTCAGTTTTCAGTTCCAGTTTTCCAAATCTCTAACATTTAGACTGGAATTGAAACTGAAAGGATCCTAATGCTGATGTTGAATGTGTTGTACACAAGAATATGTATTGGCTTCTCTGTCTGAGATTGTAATGTGTTGTCTCTCAGCAGGGTGAGCCTGGAGCACAGGGACCACCGGGCCCTCCTGGCCCCCCAGGGCCTCCTGGTAATCCAGGACTGACTGGTGCTAATGGGCCACCGGTAAGAATCATTAATGTTCTTCCTAATGTTAGGATTAATCTTGTAGGTTTTTATTGTAGGTAATGTCTGGCTTTATGGTAAATACATGTAACCTTTTTATTAGTCATTTCTTGTCTCATTGATGTATTCAACTATGTTTTATGATAAAGGGAAAACCTGGAGAACCTGGAAAACCAGGAAAAGACCTGAGGGTATGTACAGTAAAAGCATAATTAACACTTTCTCTTATAGACACCAATTTTTACagcataaatattttaaactattttgtatcattttatttagaattttattaattagtaatgtttttgttttttttatttgcagatGTTGACAGGATTGAAGGTAAGCTTacataaagaaaatatattagTTAATGCTGAAACATTATTGTAATAGGACAAAAGACTGTGGTGAACTCCTGAAGTGCCTAAAGATACACGTGTAATGACTTCTTGCCTTTGGtaaatgtgaatattttgaTCTGTCAGACCTCACACAGTACACAGCTAAGGAAGGTTTCTCATTCAGATTAATTAATAATCACTTTACAAACCTAGTAATTAATTACATATAGCCACTTGTGCAGTATTACTGGTGCAGAGTCCTAGTTTTAACCTTTTTGAGTTTTAGTCCAGCTGTGTCAACAGCATTTTTCTGGGTGTTATAAACAGGTCTATGGTTCAGGCAAGGTTCAGCCACAGGGAGAGTGCATGCTTGTGCTACCAGTACAGAAGGGATACGCTGCATTTCACCAGTCTGTGTTGCTGTTGGATAATTTTCCATTTCCCCAGATGCATTAATTGCCATGGATTGTTTAGATTGGAGAATTTGAACGGTTGTAAGTTGAAACATGCAGGGCCCATAAAGTAGCACACCCAAGCTCTATATAAAAGCAACACACTAGTGTATATCAGCAGGATCCAGACATGTCTTGTGAATATCCAAACCACTATAAAGGAATAACTCCCTGCAGATGGTCCGAGTCATAAATAATACGACTTAATATTGTTTGAAAATCAACAACAACTCTTTAAATCAAGCAAAATAACTCAATAGGAGCATTTATTATGCAATCTAATGTTATTTTGTATTCAGTCAGGCAAAGAGATGAATGGCAATGGAGTGTAATGACTATATTGAATTCTCTCACTTTTTTACTTATAGGGAGAACCAGGTGTACCAGGACAAAAGGTAAGTTTCACAAGTGGCAtggattaatttattttctgatTATTAATTTATGATCTGAGGAAAACAAAgctgattttgttttcatgaaTATAGAAACCAATTGTATGAAAATCGTATGACAAATCTTTTAAGTGTAGACACTTCTAAGATGAAGAGACATATTTGGAATCTTGAATGCAATGCAGCAGAACATAGTAATGAATGTCCAAATCATCTGTTATCCATTTCATCTGAAGAGTTCCACACTAGAGATAAACTTGCATCATCACAGCTATTAAAATGTACTGAAGAGATAGTAGAGTATAAGTAAGCATGTTCGACCATTAAGACTACTGTCTCTTCTCTGTCCAGGGTGATCATGGTGAGACAGGATTAACTGGACCTGAAGGCCCCAAGGTAAGCTTCGTTCATCATTGATCATCTTACAGAACAGCTCATTCTGTCCACATATTAACATCTTTGTGCAGATTCTGTTGTTAGTAATGAAGTCTTTCTAagggtgctttcacatatgcagtGTTTGGTCCATGTGAATGGAACCCTGGTGCATTTTCCTTCTGTGTGGTTTGTTTGagcaggtgagaacacagcaaTCGCACTTCGGGATGCGCCAAAACAACCAGTCTGAACTTGTTTGAGTGAAGAACTCTCAGTCCTATTCCAAGTGAATTCTAGCACAGTTTGATTGCAGTGGGAAAATTATTTAACCGTGAATTTTAGGACATGAACAAAATATGAGCATTATTTATGGGTTATGGGGAGAATTTCTTTTGTGTAAGTCAGCTGCTGATCTGTGAGGCGCAAAAtgagccaaaggacagagctgaaATTCTGCACAAATGCCATGTGTTCTGGATAACTGTAATgctgaaacaaaaagaaaatgaaaagaaaaagaaaagaaaagaaaagctggaTATAATACACACAACATTTAAAGCTAGTTATTTATATACTTATCAAATCATTTATGTAGTGCCGGCTCTGTGTTCTCCATGGTCGAGGGATTTTTCTGTATTGTATACACACTTGGAAGTTTGTTTACTTTGTTCCACTGCCATATTTCTGGTGATTGAAAGCATATGATGAGTACGTTTTCAGCCTTATGTGCACCTCAGCCAACGtttcttttgctttttggtttgtttttagttatgtgcagtgtgaaaccaaaccaGATACCAAACAAGTTAAAAGCATCAACTTCACTCTGACTGGGACTCTGTTAATGGACTAATGTGTGAAAGTACCCTAAGTAAACATATatgcacaaatatacacacagaggAAGAGAGCTATATTCACAGTGAGCCAGCGTCTATCTTCCTACTTCATCATATTGATTTCACTCTATTTCCAAAGCCTAGAGGACTTTCCCACACTCCAATATGCCTAGTCCTTTCTCTTGAATTTAGTCATACTTTTATGTGACTAAACCATAACAGCCCTATTCACGTTTCCTTTCTACCTCATatgtttttctgtatttcattttcttttctcggACACATACGCAGCACTTTCCTGAGTCAGCTCTGACCAGTGTATGATTGACACTTTTGTGAGGACTGCTCACCCTAGCACAATCGGCTAatggttttattatttaaatagaaatgaacTTTACCATGATATAGCCTATATGCTTCCTACTGTGCAACCGCTATTTTGAACTGTGAAACAACCTGTTACTCCATTCCCTCAATATTTTGCCTTCTAAACTTTAGATTTCTTCCACAGACATGGATATTTTCCCATACACCCATCCAACTAAGATCTTGAGCCAGATTATGAGTAATCATCTCATATGGGGCACAGCAGATTTCGGGAAAAACACAATGTTAAGAAATGTTTTTCAACCCAAGTTGAATGTAACCACTGAGTGCATTTTCAGAGTGTACGTCATCAATTTGAACATAGACCATGCTCCCAGGTAGCAAATGTAAGACCTTAGCTGCTAACACAGTTTGGTCTTTGTCTCAACTGACATATACCTCTAGAGATGCATCATTATGAAGGTAGACTAAATGTAGCTTCTCCAAGCTGACACAAAATCCCTCAGTCAAGAAAGGTCTTGACAAGCAAGTATCTCAGGTTATGTCaattgccttttaaataaaaaaaatcccagcaaTGTATGTTATGATGCATGGCTAATGTAATGCTGTTTCCTCTTTGTTACCTTAGGGATCCAAAGGGGATCAAGGACAGAAGGTAAGACaattgtgtttttgtatttgaaaTCACCTCTTTATTAAATATGTGCATTTTTCACAAATTGACTGACATTATTCTctattattttagtttgtaTCTGcccacaatatatattttttaacaaatgtaGTTCTTTTTTAGTTCTTTTCCCaaagaataaacaaattagTAACAGTGGCCCTTGCCAGGCAAAGGATGCTATAAAtgcatgttaatgaatgtgatCTTTATTTACTGTGCAAGCTTCATATCAGTCCATTCGCTTGTacccacagaaaaaaaatttaaaagctCACATGCGTGTGACTGTTTTTGTTGCATATGGATCACAGGCCTGATGCACACATTTAGTCTTAACCAGATGTCCTGTGAACTTTTATGGAAagctgtctaaaaaaaaaaatagtgcacGTCCTATtggtatctgtatttgtatttgtatttctgAACAATGTATTTGTATTCGGTTTCAAGACTGAATGTTGATTTAGAAAAATCTGTTTGCTCTTCATTGCAAGTAAAAACAGTATACAGTGACTATAAGTAAGCACAAGCAATACAGCAGGTTTGGACAATTAGTTGGTTTACTTTAATATCGACACAGTAAGCAGGTTAGTACATTTGCAGTTGTGATTACACCGTGCCATTTGGCTCTTTCTCAAGGGAAGTATTTTCAGTCTGTTTACACCTACTCATGTACAAATAGCCAGAAGAGGCCAGAGAGTATTCTGTCTGTCTAACTAGCTGTGGTGAGTATTGTCTTCTCGAGCCAACAGTGCTACAGTACCTCCAAAAGAATGTATCAGTGTAGGTTGCCAGCATCAGAGTCAGAGACTGGGTGTGATATCTTAAATAATGCCTGGGCTCTTATCAGCATGTGGGGGACAGTCTGAGACCAAATGCCTAATATCAGTGCCAGTGAAGTACATGGTACATGGAGCTTCTATCTAGTTCATGGGGTTTAATggaattttaatttttatttcccTTCATGTCCCTTCTctttacacacatgcatacacacaatgctttctgttctgtctcagCCTTACATGACCACCCATTGGGGATCTGATGGTTAGATTAAGCACTAGTCTCTTcttagattttttcccccctggtTTATAGCACATGATTTCTTCTCCAGTGTCTGCCACAAGATGTAAAATCAAAATTCTTTATTTGTCATATGCTACTTTTCTgcttgtatttgtgtgtgtgtgtgtgtgtgtgtgtgtgtgtgtgtgtgtgtgtgtgtgtgtgtgtgtgtgtgtgcccataTATGTGTGTCCACTGTTCTGCTAAAGATGTTTCCATCTGCTTGACATGTagggagagggggggaagaTGGGTCTTGcaggagagaaaggagagaaggtATCCTCTCTGAGTGAATTCACCTTCGTGTGGCTCTCAGTATTGCATGGTTTGAACCATGACTCTAATAGCATGAATATCCATATTGTGGAGATAATTAttatcttcattattattataaatctaaAACTGAACCATAAACACTGGTCTTAAATAGATTAATCAGACATCTTGCAAAATAGTGTCAAAATGGCACATGCTACAGTGATGCAtctaaaaatgtttacatgttgCTTGCTAGAGGTCACCACATTTACTCAGTAATGTCACAGAGAGGCTTTGCCAAATGGAACAGAACAAAGGCCTTTTCACAGAAGAGGAGCTCCTGAAGACGTATCTGCTCCCCAGTGATCTGATGTTTAGTCCATAGAGTCCTTCTGTCTTCAATCACATTCtcaacacaaaaatacactgtCCTCTTTTAGCTTGCTAGACATGTTGCCATGACTGTAATCTGCACTGGTTACTGTCATGTGTCAGAATCTTGTGAAGGAAATGTAATCCAGTTACTACATCATAAATTACATAGTGTCACTACTCCAGTTGTTCTGCAGGCTAGACTATCTGCAGGAGATTGTGAGGTGATGACCACAACCTCTGAATTACAGTCATTCACAGCTGAGAGCAGGACAGTCTGAATCCTTTTTAGTCTATATTTAATGAGATGAAAGAGAGCAGACCCACTTCACTATACACTCCCCCACATGTGCAAGAAAACTGTTTAACGGTTTCTGACAGCAGGTGGCCTTGAGTAAGGAAAGTTTGAGACTTCAGTGATATCACACAAAAATGGAAAGGAGTATGAGATGACGATGAATTGCCATGAGTAGCAACTGAGAGAAAAAATGAGTTTCCTTCCCCTCATTGTCCCTTTTCTGAGCtctatgagaaaatatacaCCAATTAGAAAACCAGTTGTTTCCATGAGATCCTTCTGTTTTGGTCAAAGAATATGGATTGATCTTGGATGCTCACATTTCCCTGTTTTTTTACTATCTCTCTTGGTATACTTGCCTATGGGTGTCTGAAAAGCGAAGTAATTATGagagtaaaactacatataCTTAATTTTGATATGAACATAGAACATATGTTCTACATGTTCACCCTTATGCTCTTGCATTTTCCCAACCACTTTATCATCTTTCTGCAAGTTTTGCTCAAAATATTCTCAGCGGTTCCTGATTTTTCAGATACCCTGTAGAATTATGAATCAAGAACCTTATTTAAATACactaatagaaaaaaaaattccttaaGGGTTATTTGAAGCATTAATGGTTTGATAATTCTGAATTGgctcaacttaaaaaaaatttctgaaaTGGAAAGTCTTTGTTGTAAGGTTctatttagatatttttttaaagacaaccCATAGAAGCATTTAAGGTGCCATACAATTAGCAATCTATTTTGGCATTTAGGCTGTGTACTGAATGTGGAGAGTAGCTTTCTTGTGTAAGGGTAGATTGGTGATGCATTCATACTCCCACAGTTCCACTGTATTTCAAAGACCTCACCCACATCATTTCACTGCAGAGAATGACAGTCTGATAAATCATCTGTGGACTGCTTCTGTCCACACTCTGCATACTGAACTGATCCACTATCCAAAATAGCACAGTGGAGATGAAGAAATAATGAGGGATGGAGAAGATGTCAAGAATGGTGTGAGTTGAGCATAAAAGGAGAGGATCAAAGAGACTGGCAATCCCGAGACCACCtccctcactgtaaatattGAAGGCTGCAGGCATTACAGCTTCTTTCTTTTGCCCTGCATCACAAAGCCACAGTCTTTTACCTTACTAGACCAGAACTGtgggtatatatatacacatatatatacagtatataccacACACTGTCTGCAAAAAGTATATGTTCTCTTCCACTTCACTCATTCTGAGCCCATGAGATTAGTCTGGCTGGGCCAGGACTGGACGGTAGTCATGACAGGCAGCTGAGCATGTTGCACTCATGTCTCCAGTTCAAAGCCCCCCTTGAGTTCCTGGGATAATTAGCACACTCTCATACTGCATATCATTTGACAATGCACGACCCAAGATTCTGACCACTGCACCTGTTAGGGTCTCACATAATCCAagagagtagtgtgtgtgtggtcaaaGAGGAGATGATTTTACCATCCACTCAGACCCACTGTCTTCTTAACTCTGCACATGGTGCCTGGTgtctgcccttctgcagttgaCAGATATGCTTTCTGTGGAAGCTTTTGAATTCCTAGAACATTTTATTGCAAATGCACAACCCAATAACAGAACTGCCATTTAGGTTGCACTTCTACAATGTGCCTAGCATGCCATCTAAAGATCTGTTTTAGTCGCATGGTATTTTAGATGTGTTATGAGCCTTTGAAAAGATGGAAAACTGATGCCACTTTTCCAGGGTGAGCGAGGGATGCCTGGAATGCCTGGAAAACAAGGATTGAAGGTAGTGCACATTGAATGTGCTTTTAGTCATCCAGTATATTAACGAGTTCTGCTTTATGGTTACTACTACTGTTCACTTGCCATGGgtatttaaatgcatttctatGTTAAAGCTGGAAATGTTGTACAAGAGCCAAACTGTAAAGCCTGTCTTGCAGTACTCACCCAGCATGCAATCTGAAGAAGATTTCCAAAGTGGAAATGTTCAACATTTTCTGAGTGTTCGTACAAATAACAATAATCTAGCCACTTCACAAATATACTGCAATAACTATAGACAAGAGACTGCTTTCTTCACAAGAGACTGTATCTACTCATGAGTGTGTTGTATGTACAGTCACCTtggaaagtattggaacagcaaggccaattcttttgtctTGTCAAAccatgggcggctgtggctcaggtgttagagtgggttgtccactaatcatagggttggcagttcaactcctgactccacatgccaaagtgtccttggacaagacactcaaccccaagttgctcccaatggcaagttagcgccttgtatggcagctgtgctaccattggtgtgtgaatgggtgaatgagacacagtataaagcgctttaaggttaaaaaagcgctatataagtgcagaccatttaccattaccattTTGTAGATAAGAGGGAATATCAATCAGGGTCAAGCTGCAGTACAaccctggaaaagcatcatTAAAGAAGAATGCAAAAGTTTGGTTGTGTCAGTGGGGTGTCTGATTGGTACAgctattgcaagcaagggatatgcgaccaaatattaagtgttatttaatttaatttactttaagaagATCTGTTCCAGTATTTTGCTCACCTATAAACTGGGTGGTTTGGGTGGTTCTTTAACACACCTTGAAGTTGTTTAACAGATCTTAAATtgaatatcaggaaatgaatgctgaaattctgatttatcatcttatatatcttttttttttttatctcaaacccaaatgtctttggtgtatagcaaaaacaaaagaattggccttgctgttcaaGTTCTTTTGGAGGGAAATGTATATGAGACCCATTTTCATTGTTTGTGGCTTGGTGGTCTTGAGGAATGAGAGGGCATATGCAAGAGTGGCAGTGACTAACTGTGAGTCCCTGTATACAGTCTCAGCTGCGTCTGTATATCACTCCCTTGTTTTTTGCTCATTAGTTTGAGTCAGACGTGAAATAAACACCTATCATGTGTTCTTTACTATGAATAACAAAGCAATGTACGTCAGCTCATTGTGGCTCTGCCAGTGATCAGCTTTGGATGCCTGGAACACACAAAGCCTGACCAGATGTTCTAAATATTGACACCACAGCTTGTTGTCCAGTAATTGTGATAGGACTAATGTGTCTAAGGGACACCAAGTTTACAGTTAATGTCTGTGATGTTTGAATTAGTTTATGCTAATTTGTGTTGACACTATGTatgaaaaaaagataataataaaggctttttaaaataaccaaacattttaataatgtttgtttatgaAATATGGTATGCTGTGAACTATGGCATGAGTTTGTTGAGTTTTAGATATTAggatctttttctctttccttaCTATTACTGtctcctttttttctgtctttgatTGTGCTGGCCTTTCACTTCAGGGAGAACTTGGTTTTCCAGGGGCTCCTGGACTAAAGGTAAAGGTCTGAGAAATATAGACAGTGACAATAAAACTAGTCTTAATGTCTTAGTGATATTCAAGACAAATGGTGTGTTTTCTATCACCGTATAAAGGGTCAGGCAGGTGTTCCCGGTATTCCTGGGAAGCGAGGCTATAAGGTAAGCCTATAATGGACATGAAAAGAGCATGAGGTTCACAATTATTGTCATGTTGTGTGCACCCTATGCTACTCTGGGTCCTTGTTTCATTGTTTGAATTGAGAATTTAGTGTCACTGACTGAGAGAAATTTTTCCatatggtgttcattactgtcATGAATCTGTGTCATTCTTATATGTCTGGGCATGAGAACGCTCCATGTGTGAAACACTGACCTGAATTTGCCCTGTGAATTCATTATAATTTGAGTGGCTAGTTCTGTAATGTATGAGTTccttttgaagaaaaaaaaaaaaaaaacaaacatatatatatatatatatatatatatatatatatatatatatatatatatatatatatatatatatatacacattactgtttttaatatataaaactatgtttaaaggtgtttaatgCAATAAACTGGTATCCCATCAAGAGTTTATTCCCAGCTCGCTCCCAGGGTTTCTGGGATTCATAAAGCTTGCTGAAATTTAAGTAATGAACAAATAAAGGAAATAGTTTATTAGTGCACATGCTTCGTTGTTGAGTATTATTACTAATTGTGCATAATGCGTTGGCCTGACAGTAAAGCCTGAAAAGTATAGTGATAAAATTTGGTGTGTATTTGCAAATTATAGAATGTAATACAGTAATACTTAGTGAATATCATTATGATATCTCATGGCTTTGGTGTCAGTGACTACACCATGCTATAAGTAATATTGTTAATTGGTATGACTGTAACTGAAACTGGGCTAATCAGCTCTTGTGTTTTTATCTCTTGGCAGGGTGAAAAGGGGGAGCTGAGCTCTTCAGGAGTTGGTGTGAAAGGAGAACCAGGACTGCCTGGATCCAAGGTAGTGCATTTTAAGCATGGCTATTCAACTTGTCAGCGACCAATCAGTTATCATCTGTTAACCAGTGTGGTGTATTATATTACAGGGACAAAAAGGTGATCAAGGCATTAAGGTTAGTAATGTCTCCACCACTAATTAAAACCAGTATAGTGTTACACTGATATTGTATAGTAACCGTTTTGTCTGTAGGGTGAAACAGGACCTGAAGGCCAACCTGGACCAAGAGTGAGTTAAAACTCAAATCATTTATAAATTCCAATTAATTGAATTTAGTATGTACAGTTTTGCTGTATATTTGTTCTTTTTGCATATCAGGGTCCTCCAGGTGCAACAGGAGAACCAGGAAAAATGTTAATCAACAACAATGAAAATGTATGTTATCTGTCTAATTCTAACTATGAAAATTATTCATCTGTTAAAGAGAAATTTTAAACATGCAGTATGtttaaataaactgttttgtttCAGGATATTCGTAATGTGCATCTAATGGTGAGTGATCACATGTAAAAGAAGATGTATTTAGAAAATAGTGTACGAGTTAATCAAACTAAATAATTAAAGTTTATTCAAATAATTATACATATGTTACTGCAGGGCCCACCTGGTCTACCTGGGCCTCCTGGGTTACCTGGTACCAAGGTAGTGGATCATTCaaatattcacattttaatAGTTTTCAGTATTCAATTGTCATGCCTTTTATGACAATTCAGTGAGTAAAGATATTTTTGAATGTCTGTTAACATTCTATGTGTATTTCCTTGGGAATACTTTTGCATTCAGGGTGAAGTTGGACTGCCTGGGCCTCCTGGTCTTGATGGGGAAAAGGTAAAACAgtatttttacaataaaaattacaaatagGCAGCGATTGTTGGTTTGCTGGTCAATGTAATTCATCAAAGTAGATTAGTGATGTTGAACAATCATATGTCTCAGGGTCCTCGGGGAAAAGCAGGAGAGCCTGGACCCATTGGCCCACCCGGACCTGAAGGGCCACGAGGAGAGGGAGGAGTTATGGGCTTCCCTGGACCTAAAGGGGATAAAGGAGACATGGGTCCCTCTGGGTCACCTGTGAGTGTTCAAGGAACCTGACTTACCAAATTCGAACTCCTAAACTGTCACTTTTAGAAAGTTCATTTTCATCtgtgaagatgaagatgaattcTGTGAAGATGATCTTAGGTCTATAATGTCTGCAGCGCCATTGTGGCAGTTAAGCTATGCACAAGACGTAAATTGAATAGTTGTACCCCTGTGTGCCGTCACAGTAATAGATAATAATAAGTGTGTGGGCAGCATTGCATCCATCATTAATTACTCAAAGATTCAAGTTGTGAATTTGTGATTCATTTGGGGTGCCATGAACTTGAATGTTCATATTTCAAATTTGCATCCAGAAGATAAGTGAACAATGTCAATTGATTCCATCAAAATTTTCCATCCTGGTAGTACTTAACCTTTATTTCATCATTCCTTCCCATTCTGTAGGGTTTAGATGGCCCTACTGGTGTAAAAGGGGCTGCAGGGCCTACTGGTCCTATTGGATTACCAGGATCAATGGTACGCAATGGTGCCCCCATTGGATTGATGTTAATGATGCATAGGCATCAGATGACATCAGAATGTTTCAGATGCTCTTCCATTATGTAAggaaaatatgaataatatagATGATAAATGTTTTATCCTCTTCTTCAGGGTCAGAAAGGTGAAGCTGGAGAAAAGGGGGAAAATGGAGACCAGGTAAATCTGGTAAATCTTCCTGCTTGTTTTGAGGAATCATCAAAAACCTAAAGCTGGAGAGTGTGATAAACAGGCAGTACTATTTTGCAGCAACATTGATGTTTGAACAGCACACATATAAAAGAATTGTGTTTACCATTCAGTTCCTATTAGATCTCTCTTTGGTGGTTCATAATTGGACCAAACAGGGTAATATTACtatttgttctttgtttttcttagaTGTATGGCCCACCAGGACCTCCAGGACCTGCAGGGCCAGTGGGGCCAATGGTGAGGATGCTATATGCTACTTACAATGACATTGCAAGATAATTTTTATTGCATTATAATTCCATTATTGCATTGCCATGTTAGGCAACACATTGGCGGACTCACCGCAAGTCAGTCATTGTCGAAACATTTCACACATCCAAAAcccttttttaacatttaacctGAGTGCAAAGAAAATGCATGACACACACAGAAGTATGTTGTTAAACAGATGTTAAAATCTGTTAGCCTTTTTATCACATTTATGCACCCTACAAAACCCCCGtttttcagctcaagtctacctcaCAATCTTTTTGAAACATGCTAATTAAATGGTTGTGGATATTTGTGAGATGAAGGGAGGGGAGTGGGTGTGGCAAGGCAGGGAAGGAAGATTGGGCGAGAAACTCTCATCTGTCAGTGGCCTATGCCGACTCTCACTAAATATATTGCTGGCAAAGTTAAAGTCCAATGAAATGCATTGACTACCGTctgttttttccctttaaaagTAACTGAATGCActattacatatattatatatattagattAATCATAATTTCATATAATTGTATATGTACAaatgtacacatatatacactataaaagtgtacatatatatacactataaaaGATGTTTTAACACATGTTACTACCTGTGATGTCGACACGATGTAGATTTTAAATCCGGAAGACGAAGCTTaaaattaac includes:
- the LOC108263561 gene encoding collagen alpha-1(XIII) chain isoform X10; protein product: MTGSFFIFVPISLTLFQGPPGRAGFPGDKGSMGIPGRMGLKGNTGEKGAPGEPGLSIIGPRGPPGQPGTRGFPGFPGPIGLDGKPGQNGQKGDMGPPGLKGLPGEPGPKGEKGVCGDYTHRKRRIVHPCAGGQATGEPGAQGPPGPPGPPGPPGNPGLTGANGPPGKPGEPGKPGKDLRMLTGLKGEPGVPGQKGDHGETGLTGPEGPKGSKGDQGQKGEGGKMGLAGEKGEKGERGMPGMPGKQGLKGELGFPGAPGLKGQAGVPGIPGKRGYKGEKGELSSSGVGVKGEPGLPGSKGQKGDQGIKGETGPEGQPGPRGPPGATGEPGKMLINNNENDIRNVHLMGPPGLPGPPGLPGTKGEVGLPGPPGLDGEKGPRGKAGEPGPIGPPGPEGPRGEGGVMGFPGPKGDKGDMGPSGSPGLDGPTGVKGAAGPTGPIGLPGSMGQKGEAGEKGENGDQVNLMYGPPGPPGPAGPVGPMGSPGLSGPKGEPGLGVRGDKGSPGQKGDKGDRGHLGLPGAHGLDGKPGPVGLIGPPGIPGPAGPKGERGEKGEMGVAGPTGPQGIPGLVGPPGLKGNRGERGKRGNRGAKGDKGDQGAPGLDAPCPLGDDGLPVPGCWNKGQNPFQLAKK
- the LOC108263561 gene encoding collagen alpha-1(XIII) chain isoform X5, with the protein product MTGSFFIFVPISLTLFQGPPGRAGFPGDKGSMGIPGRMGLKGNTGEKGAPGEPGLSIIGPRGPPGQPGTRGFPGFPGPIGLDGKPGQNGQKGDMGPPGLKGLPGEPGPKGEKGVCGDYTHRQGHPVKTLAALRSSQALMLKGEPGAQGPPGPPGPPGPPGNPGLTGANGPPGKPGEPGKPGKDLRMLTGLKGEPGVPGQKGDHGETGLTGPEGPKGSKGDQGQKGEGGKMGLAGEKGEKGERGMPGMPGKQGLKGELGFPGAPGLKGQAGVPGIPGKRGYKGEKGELSSSGVGVKGEPGLPGSKGQKGDQGIKGETGPEGQPGPRGPPGATGEPGKMLINNNENDIRNVHLMGPPGLPGPPGLPGTKGEVGLPGPPGLDGEKGPRGKAGEPGPIGPPGPEGPRGEGGVMGFPGPKGDKGDMGPSGSPGLDGPTGVKGAAGPTGPIGLPGSMGQKGEAGEKGENGDQVNLMYGPPGPPGPAGPVGPMGSPGLSGPKGEPGLGVRGDKGSPGQKGDKGDRGHLGLPGAHGLDGKPGPVGLIGPPGIPGPAGPKGERGEKGEMGVAGPTGPQGIPGLVGPPGLKGNRGERGKRGNRGAKGDKGDQGAPGLDAPCPLGDDGLPVPGCWNKGQNPFQLAKK